From Planctomycetota bacterium, a single genomic window includes:
- a CDS encoding nitroreductase family protein: protein MSETQTPLDRSGYPDVDPVAGARVFADTMAGRRSVRHFSDEPVPREAIEQIIRAATLAPNGANKQPWRFVAVSEPALKRKIRVAVENEERAFYEHRASDRWLDDLAPLGTDASKPYLDVAPWLIAVFKLAKGDDGSQVYYANESVGIAVGLLLAAAHHAGLATLTHTPSPMGFLADVLERPKNERAFLLIPVGYPASDARVPVKALARRDLSEVLDVR, encoded by the coding sequence ATGAGTGAGACTCAAACGCCGTTGGACCGGTCCGGCTACCCCGACGTTGATCCCGTTGCGGGCGCTCGGGTTTTCGCCGACACGATGGCAGGGCGGCGTAGCGTGCGGCACTTTTCCGACGAACCGGTCCCGCGCGAGGCCATCGAGCAGATCATCCGTGCGGCCACGCTCGCGCCCAACGGCGCGAACAAACAGCCTTGGCGTTTCGTTGCCGTGAGCGAACCTGCTTTGAAGCGGAAAATTCGCGTCGCCGTGGAAAACGAGGAGCGGGCGTTTTACGAACATCGCGCGTCGGACCGTTGGCTCGACGACCTCGCGCCTCTCGGCACCGACGCGAGCAAGCCGTACCTCGACGTTGCACCCTGGCTCATCGCTGTGTTCAAGCTTGCCAAAGGCGACGACGGTTCACAGGTGTACTACGCGAACGAGTCGGTTGGCATCGCGGTCGGGTTGCTGTTGGCGGCGGCACATCACGCCGGTCTCGCGACGCTGACCCACACGCCAAGCCCGATGGGGTTTCTCGCCGACGTGTTGGAACGCCCAAAAAATGAACGTGCGTTTTTGCTCATCCCGGTCGGCTACCCGGCGTCCGACGCCCGGGTACCGGTTAAGGCTTTGGCGCGGCGGGATCTTTCGGAAGTGCTGGACGTCCGATAA
- a CDS encoding PilT/PilU family type 4a pilus ATPase — translation MNLQQLLEAVIHHKASDLHLQSNAVPTVRIDGKLHPLNTPANSPEEMDVLAGELCDERQLAHLAEHRAVDFAITREGLGRFRVAMFHERGHKAAALRAIPHEIPTIDKLQLPPVIKDIAETPRGLVLVTGTTGSGKTSTLASMIRHQNEKYAYRIITIEDPIEFVQENKQSLIAQREVGHDAESFLASLREAVRQDPDVILVGELRDPETLATALQAADTGHLVFSTVHTTSASQTLQRLVALFPLDRKEMLLGQLANNLVAIISQRLARSADGHGRLPAVEILRQSPITRKLILENKPAGLNQLIANRENGMQLFDQHLADLMQQKKITLAEAQHLATSPEAVSMSSRGLRGGDLAGGLVS, via the coding sequence ATGAATCTTCAGCAGTTACTCGAGGCGGTCATTCACCACAAGGCGAGCGACCTGCACTTGCAATCCAACGCCGTGCCGACGGTGCGGATCGACGGCAAGCTCCACCCGCTCAACACGCCGGCCAACTCGCCCGAGGAAATGGATGTGCTTGCGGGTGAGCTTTGCGACGAGCGACAACTCGCGCACCTCGCCGAACACCGCGCGGTGGACTTTGCGATCACGCGGGAAGGCTTGGGGCGTTTTCGTGTCGCCATGTTCCACGAGCGTGGACACAAGGCGGCCGCGCTGCGTGCCATCCCGCACGAGATCCCGACGATCGATAAGCTTCAACTGCCGCCGGTGATCAAGGACATTGCCGAGACGCCGCGCGGATTGGTGCTCGTGACAGGCACGACCGGTTCGGGCAAGACGTCGACCCTCGCGTCGATGATCCGCCATCAGAACGAGAAGTACGCCTATCGCATCATCACGATCGAGGATCCGATCGAGTTCGTGCAGGAGAACAAGCAGTCGCTCATCGCACAGCGAGAAGTTGGGCATGACGCGGAGTCGTTCCTCGCCTCGCTCCGTGAGGCCGTTCGGCAAGACCCGGACGTGATTCTGGTGGGCGAACTGCGCGATCCCGAGACGCTCGCGACGGCTCTTCAGGCGGCCGACACCGGGCACCTCGTCTTCAGCACGGTCCACACCACCAGCGCGAGCCAAACACTCCAACGTTTGGTCGCGCTGTTCCCGTTGGACCGTAAGGAGATGTTGTTGGGTCAGTTGGCCAACAACCTCGTCGCGATCATCAGCCAGCGCCTCGCCCGCAGCGCCGACGGACATGGCAGACTGCCGGCCGTCGAGATCCTTCGGCAGTCACCCATCACGCGCAAACTCATCCTCGAAAACAAGCCGGCCGGACTGAACCAACTCATCGCCAACCGTGAGAACGGGATGCAGTTGTTCGATCAGCACTTGGCCGATCTGATGCAGCAGAAGAAGATCACGCTCGCCGAAGCGCAGCACTTGGCGACGAGTCCCGAAGCCGTCAGCATGAGCAGCCGCGGCCTACGCGGCGGCGACCTCGCGGGCGGCTTGGTGTCGTAA
- a CDS encoding polymer-forming cytoskeletal protein, with translation MADQENQSTKEERGRIQGDAVIAERYVLWGTIVGDVRVLDGGKFWMRGNVQGDLIVEYGGRVHVFGQVSGSLFVARGAKVIVSGLIHGPATNDGGRLFIEPDGRILGKITTKRGDTVKKDNLTFGEDDLPNNSGSVRDWKPVKKPGQDGKSVHDR, from the coding sequence ATGGCAGATCAAGAGAATCAATCGACCAAGGAAGAGCGCGGACGGATTCAAGGCGACGCCGTCATCGCCGAACGCTACGTACTCTGGGGCACGATCGTCGGCGACGTCCGCGTCCTCGACGGAGGTAAGTTCTGGATGCGCGGCAATGTCCAGGGCGATCTGATCGTCGAGTACGGCGGGCGCGTCCATGTCTTCGGCCAAGTCAGCGGCAGCCTGTTCGTCGCACGCGGGGCCAAAGTCATCGTCTCCGGCCTGATCCACGGGCCGGCGACCAACGATGGCGGGCGCCTTTTCATCGAGCCTGACGGACGCATCCTCGGCAAAATCACCACCAAGCGTGGCGACACGGTCAAGAAGGACAATCTCACCTTCGGCGAAGACGATCTACCCAACAACAGCGGAAGCGTCCGCGACTGGAAGCCGGTCAAAAAACCCGGTCAGGACGGTAAGTCGGTTCATGATCGGTAA